In a genomic window of Caloenas nicobarica isolate bCalNic1 chromosome 1, bCalNic1.hap1, whole genome shotgun sequence:
- the DDX3X gene encoding ATP-dependent RNA helicase DDX3X isoform X1, with translation MSHVAVENALSLDQQFSGLDLNSSDSQSEGSSSSKGRYIPPHLRNREASKQGFDSGGWSSSRDKDAYSSFGARSDRGPKPSFFDRGNGSRGGRYEERGRGGDYDRSGFGRFDRGGNSRWSDKSDEDDWSKPLPPSERLEQELFSGSNTGINFEKYDDIPVEATGSNCPPHIESFSDVDMGEIIMGNIELTRYTRPTPVQKHAIPIIKEKRDLMACAQTGSGKTAAFLLPILSQIYADGPGDALRAMRENGRYGRRKQYPISLVLAPTRELAVQIYEEARKFAYRSRVRPCVVYGGADIGQQIRDLERGCHLLVATPGRLVDMMERGKIGLDFCKYLVLDEADRMLDMGFEPQIRRIVEQDTMPPKGVRHTMMFSATFPKEIQMLARDFLDEYIFLAVGRVGSTSENITQKVVWVEESDKRSFLLDLLNATGKDSLTLVFVETKKGADALEDFLYHEGYACTSIHGDRSQRDREEALHQFRSGKSPILVATAVAARGLDISNVKHVINFDLPSDIEEYVHRIGRTGRVGNLGLATSFFNERNINITKDLLDLLVEAKQEVPSWLENMAYEQHHKGGGSRGRSKSSRFSGGFGARDYRTSSGSGSSSFSSSRSTSSRSGGSGSRGFGGGGYGGFYNSDGYGGNYNSQGVDWWGN, from the exons GTTTTGATAGTGGTGGCTGGAGTTCTAGCAGAGACAAGGATGCATACAGCAGCTTTGGTGCACGATCTGACCGTGGACCAAAACCAAGCTTCTTTGACCGTGGAAATGGAtcaagaggaggaag ATATGAAGAACGTGGAAGAGGTGGTGACTATGATAGGAGTGGCTTTGGTAGATTTGACCGTGGTGGGAATAGCCGCTGGTCTGACAAATCGGATGAAGATGACTGGTCAAAGCCTCTTCCCCCAAGTGAACGCCTGGAACA gGAGCTCTTTTCAGGAAGCAATACTGGCATTAACTTTGAGAAATACGATGACATTCCTGTTGAAGCAACAGGCAGTAACTGTCCTCCACATATTGAAAGT TTCAGTGATGTTGACATGGGAGAAATTATTATGGGAAACATTGAGCTCACACGTTATACCCGTCCTACTCCAGTCCAGAAACATGCAATACCTATTATTAAAGAAAAGAGAGACTTGATGGCCTGTGCTCAGACAG GGTCTGGGAAAACGGCTGCGTTTCTTCTACCAATACTGAGCCAGATCTATGCAGATGGCCCTGGTGATGCATTGAGAGCTATGAGG gagaATGGAAGGTATGGACGTCGTAAGCAATACCCAATCTCACTGGTCTTGGCTCCCACTAGAGAATTGGCGGTGCAGATCTATGAGGAAGCCAGAAAG TTTGCATACCGTTCCAGAGTTCGTCCCTGTGTTGTATATGGTGGTGCAGACATTGGTCAGCAGATTCGTGACTTGGAACGTGGATGTCACTTGCTTGTAGCAACTCCAGGACGGCTGGTTGATATGATGGAGAGGGGAAAGATTGGACTGGATTTCTGCAA GTACCTGGTGCTTGATGAAGCTGACAGAATGCTTGATATGGGGTTTGAACCTCAAATTCGTCGAATTGTTGAACAAGATACTATGCCACCAAAGGGGGTTCGTCATACCATGATGTTCAGTGCTACTTTCCCCAAGGAAATCCAG ATGCTTGCTCGTGACTTCCttgatgaatatatttttctggcTGTTGGCAGAGTAGGTTCTACATCTGAGAATATCACACAGAAAGTAGTATGGGTGGAAGAGTCAGACAAACGATCATTTCTGCTTGACCTGCTAAATGCCACAG GCAAGGATTCTTTGACGCTGGTGTTTGTGGAAACTAAAAAGGGTGCAGATGCTCTTGAGGACTTCCTGTACCATGAAGGATATGCCTGTACAAGTATACACGGAGATCGCTCTcaaagagacagagaagaagCGCTGCACCAATTCCGTTCGGGCAAGAGCCCAATTCTTGTTGCCACAGCA GTAGCAGCAAGAGGACTGGATATCTCAAATGTAAAGCATGTCATAAACTTTGACTTGCCAAGTGATATTGAAGAGTATGTACACCGTATTGGTCGTACAGGCCGTGTAGGAAACCTTG GTCTTGCCACCTCATTCTTCAATGAGAGGAACATAAACATTACCAAGGACTTGCTTGATCTTCTTGTTGAGGCTAAGCAAGAAGTACCATCTTGGCTGGAAAACATGGCTTATGAACAGCATCACAAAGGAGGTGGCAGCCGTGGAAGATCTAAGAG CAGTAGGTTCAGTGGAGGATTTGGTGCCAGAGACTACCGAACAAGTAGCGGTTCTGGCAGCAGTAGCTTTAGTAGCAGTCGATCAACCAGCAGCCGCAGTGGAGGAAGTGGCAGCAGAGGATTTGGAG GTGGTGGTTATGGAGGCTTCTACAACAGTGATGGATATGGAGGAAACTATAACTCCCAGGGGGTTGACTGGTGGGGCAACTGA
- the DDX3X gene encoding ATP-dependent RNA helicase DDX3X isoform X2 has product MSHVAVENALSLDQQFSGLDLNSSDSQSEGSSSSKGRYIPPHLRNREASKQGFDSGGWSSSRDKDAYSSFGARSDRGPKPSFFDRGNGSRGGRYEERGRGGDYDRSGFGRFDRGGNSRWSDKSDEDDWSKPLPPSERLEQELFSGSNTGINFEKYDDIPVEATGSNCPPHIESFSDVDMGEIIMGNIELTRYTRPTPVQKHAIPIIKEKRDLMACAQTGSGKTAAFLLPILSQIYADGPGDALRAMRENGRYGRRKQYPISLVLAPTRELAVQIYEEARKFAYRSRVRPCVVYGGADIGQQIRDLERGCHLLVATPGRLVDMMERGKIGLDFCKYLVLDEADRMLDMGFEPQIRRIVEQDTMPPKGVRHTMMFSATFPKEIQMLARDFLDEYIFLAVGRVGSTSENITQKVVWVEESDKRSFLLDLLNATGKDSLTLVFVETKKGADALEDFLYHEGYACTSIHGDRSQRDREEALHQFRSGKSPILVATAVAARGLDISNVKHVINFDLPSDIEEYVHRIGRTGRVGNLGLATSFFNERNINITKDLLDLLVEAKQEVPSWLENMAYEQHHKGGGSRGRSKSRFSGGFGARDYRTSSGSGSSSFSSSRSTSSRSGGSGSRGFGGGGYGGFYNSDGYGGNYNSQGVDWWGN; this is encoded by the exons GTTTTGATAGTGGTGGCTGGAGTTCTAGCAGAGACAAGGATGCATACAGCAGCTTTGGTGCACGATCTGACCGTGGACCAAAACCAAGCTTCTTTGACCGTGGAAATGGAtcaagaggaggaag ATATGAAGAACGTGGAAGAGGTGGTGACTATGATAGGAGTGGCTTTGGTAGATTTGACCGTGGTGGGAATAGCCGCTGGTCTGACAAATCGGATGAAGATGACTGGTCAAAGCCTCTTCCCCCAAGTGAACGCCTGGAACA gGAGCTCTTTTCAGGAAGCAATACTGGCATTAACTTTGAGAAATACGATGACATTCCTGTTGAAGCAACAGGCAGTAACTGTCCTCCACATATTGAAAGT TTCAGTGATGTTGACATGGGAGAAATTATTATGGGAAACATTGAGCTCACACGTTATACCCGTCCTACTCCAGTCCAGAAACATGCAATACCTATTATTAAAGAAAAGAGAGACTTGATGGCCTGTGCTCAGACAG GGTCTGGGAAAACGGCTGCGTTTCTTCTACCAATACTGAGCCAGATCTATGCAGATGGCCCTGGTGATGCATTGAGAGCTATGAGG gagaATGGAAGGTATGGACGTCGTAAGCAATACCCAATCTCACTGGTCTTGGCTCCCACTAGAGAATTGGCGGTGCAGATCTATGAGGAAGCCAGAAAG TTTGCATACCGTTCCAGAGTTCGTCCCTGTGTTGTATATGGTGGTGCAGACATTGGTCAGCAGATTCGTGACTTGGAACGTGGATGTCACTTGCTTGTAGCAACTCCAGGACGGCTGGTTGATATGATGGAGAGGGGAAAGATTGGACTGGATTTCTGCAA GTACCTGGTGCTTGATGAAGCTGACAGAATGCTTGATATGGGGTTTGAACCTCAAATTCGTCGAATTGTTGAACAAGATACTATGCCACCAAAGGGGGTTCGTCATACCATGATGTTCAGTGCTACTTTCCCCAAGGAAATCCAG ATGCTTGCTCGTGACTTCCttgatgaatatatttttctggcTGTTGGCAGAGTAGGTTCTACATCTGAGAATATCACACAGAAAGTAGTATGGGTGGAAGAGTCAGACAAACGATCATTTCTGCTTGACCTGCTAAATGCCACAG GCAAGGATTCTTTGACGCTGGTGTTTGTGGAAACTAAAAAGGGTGCAGATGCTCTTGAGGACTTCCTGTACCATGAAGGATATGCCTGTACAAGTATACACGGAGATCGCTCTcaaagagacagagaagaagCGCTGCACCAATTCCGTTCGGGCAAGAGCCCAATTCTTGTTGCCACAGCA GTAGCAGCAAGAGGACTGGATATCTCAAATGTAAAGCATGTCATAAACTTTGACTTGCCAAGTGATATTGAAGAGTATGTACACCGTATTGGTCGTACAGGCCGTGTAGGAAACCTTG GTCTTGCCACCTCATTCTTCAATGAGAGGAACATAAACATTACCAAGGACTTGCTTGATCTTCTTGTTGAGGCTAAGCAAGAAGTACCATCTTGGCTGGAAAACATGGCTTATGAACAGCATCACAAAGGAGGTGGCAGCCGTGGAAGATCTAAGAG TAGGTTCAGTGGAGGATTTGGTGCCAGAGACTACCGAACAAGTAGCGGTTCTGGCAGCAGTAGCTTTAGTAGCAGTCGATCAACCAGCAGCCGCAGTGGAGGAAGTGGCAGCAGAGGATTTGGAG GTGGTGGTTATGGAGGCTTCTACAACAGTGATGGATATGGAGGAAACTATAACTCCCAGGGGGTTGACTGGTGGGGCAACTGA